The following proteins are encoded in a genomic region of Desulfosporosinus youngiae DSM 17734:
- a CDS encoding bifunctional transcriptional activator/DNA repair enzyme AdaA — MGLTDDKMWKAVVDCDKSYDGQFFYAVKTVGVYCRPSCKSRTPLRKNTNYFETQEDAEKAGFRPCKRCRPDLLDYAPMLELAQQTKNLIDDYFQERNRLAAEMKRLGVSASHLAAVFKQQYGMVPSQYLNKTRLDYTRKMLAETDTPIIDIAGNIGYDSLPSFYGFFKKQTGTTPREYRELNKVPGIHRNIPNNSKEQKHEKRIFL, encoded by the coding sequence ATGGGTCTTACAGATGATAAGATGTGGAAAGCCGTAGTGGATTGTGATAAAAGCTATGATGGGCAGTTTTTTTACGCAGTAAAAACGGTGGGTGTTTATTGCCGCCCGTCTTGTAAATCAAGGACACCACTGCGCAAGAATACGAACTATTTTGAAACACAGGAGGACGCTGAAAAAGCGGGCTTTCGCCCATGCAAACGCTGTCGTCCCGATTTACTTGATTATGCGCCTATGCTGGAGCTTGCACAACAAACAAAAAACCTGATCGATGATTATTTCCAGGAGAGAAACCGCCTTGCGGCAGAAATGAAAAGACTTGGCGTATCGGCCAGCCATTTAGCTGCTGTCTTCAAGCAGCAATACGGAATGGTGCCAAGTCAATATTTGAACAAAACTCGCCTTGATTATACAAGGAAAATGCTTGCAGAGACGGATACCCCTATTATTGATATCGCCGGTAATATTGGATATGATAGTCTGCCATCCTTTTATGGTTTTTTCAAAAAACAAACTGGGACAACACCAAGGGAATATCGGGAGTTAAACAAGGTTCCCGGCATTCACCGAAACATTCCTAATAACAGCAAGGAGCAAAAACATGAAAAGCGTATTTTTCTATAA